GGGTAATTGGTCACCCGCATGAACTTCATCTCCATCGCCTCGCCGGGCCGATAGACGTCGTAATCCGGCTGCAGGATGATCTTTTCGTTTTCCTGCGGGGTCTTGTCCTCCGTCTTGCTGCTCGTCTCGTCCCAATAGCGCGAGGGGCCCGTGTCGAGGTGAAAGTGCCGGCCGTGATAGTAGCCGATCCCGCAGCAGTCGAGGGACTTCACGAAGTCGAAGACCTGGGAGGAATCCACGCCCCCCAGGATCAGGTCGCCGGCGGCGGCCTCCATGTGCATGCTGGACTGGGCCGCGAGCTTGCCCTTGTTCCGCAGGGAGTTGTTGAGCCGGGGGCTGCGGTAGCCGGACTTGAGGCTGTAGGAGCCGCCCTGCAGGCGATCCTGGACGGCGTCAAGGACCTCGATAAAGCGCAGCGACATCCGCTCTTGGGGGTCGCTGAAATCGGAGCGGAACAGGGCGTTGATCCGGCGCAGGCCGGCCTCGTCGTACTCGCCCCCCTCGCTTCGGAAACGAATGGTCTGTCCGGCCAGGACCAGGACCCCGTCCCCGGCGATCCAAAAGCGGGGGGCCGGCGCGGCCTCGGCCTTGGGGCCGAGCAGCAGGGCGAAGAGGGCGGCGAGGAGTATTTTTGGCTTCATAAAAGTGGTTTTTGACAGAAAAGGCCCGAACCCTGTAAGGTGGGCCCAGCCAAGGGAACCGTCGATGATCATCGGTCTAACCGGAAAAAACGCCTCGGGTAAAGGAGAAGTTGCGCAGGTCCTGCGGGAAGGCGGCTTCCATTACCTCTCCCTCTCCGACCTGCTGCGCGAGGAGCTGCGTCGGCGTAAGCTCGAGATCACCCGCGAGAACCTGATCCAAGTGGGCAACGAGATGCGCCAAACCTACGGCGGCGGCTACCTGGCCGATCGGGCCCTCCAGCAGATCGACGTCGATAAAAACTACATCGTCGATTCCATTCGCAATCCCCGCGAGGTCGAGGTGCTGCGTCGCCTCCACAATTTTAAATTGGTCCACGTGACGGCGGTGCCGCAGGTCCGTTTCGAGCGCATCAAGTCGCGCGCCCGCGAGGGCGATCCCCAGACCTTCGCCGAATTCGAGACCCTCGAGGCCCGCGAGGCCAAATCGGCCGACCCCAACACCCAGCAACTCGAGGCCACCGGAAAATTGGCCGACGCCGAGCTCGAGAACAACGCCACGCTCGACCAATTGCGCGGCAAGGTCCGCGAGCTGATCCGCCAGCTCTCCGCCGAGACGCCGCGCCCCTCCTGGGACGCCTACTTCATGGGCATCGCCAAGGTCGTCGCGCTGCGCAGCAACTGCCTCAAACGTAAGGTGGCCGCGATCATCGTCCGCGACCGGCGCATCATCTCGACCGGCTACAACGGCACGCCGCGCGGCGTGAAGAACTGCAACGAGGGCGGCTGCCCGCGCTGCAACAGCTTCGGCCAGTCCGGCGTCGGCCTCGAGGAGTGCTACTGCAGCCACGCCGAAGAAAATTCCATCACCCAGGCCGCCTACCACGGCGTCCCGATCAAGGGCGGCATCCTCTACACGACCTTCTCGCCCTGCCTGATCTGCACCAAGATG
The nucleotide sequence above comes from Deltaproteobacteria bacterium PRO3. Encoded proteins:
- a CDS encoding DUF882 domain-containing protein; this encodes MIIDGSLGWAHLTGFGPFLSKTTFMKPKILLAALFALLLGPKAEAAPAPRFWIAGDGVLVLAGQTIRFRSEGGEYDEAGLRRINALFRSDFSDPQERMSLRFIEVLDAVQDRLQGGSYSLKSGYRSPRLNNSLRNKGKLAAQSSMHMEAAAGDLILGGVDSSQVFDFVKSLDCCGIGYYHGRHFHLDTGPSRYWDETSSKTEDKTPQENEKIILQPDYDVYRPGEAMEMKFMRVTNYPIGVDPKLEIIKKDGSPTGKSLALESPSSCLIVEGRKQARSLKAKLPEKLDPGRYALQIKFCNRYDYAKMPEIILSREFEIRKDAP